The segment ACGGACGACCCCACAAACATCTGTTAACATTTGTAAAAACAGATAAAGTTTGTGGAAACAATGATCGGCTGCCGATAAGTTGGGCATCTAGGTAGCCAGGAGTGAGTGATGCAACCGGCCACTATCTAAAGCGAAATTTAGATTAGTGGCTTTTTTTATTTGGTAAGCGTGGAGGCGTTAAGATGAAGAATGCTAGGGCCTTAGATGAATTACTTTTAGTATTTTTAGGTTTAACTGTGGTACTGGTACCGCTGCTATATCCGGAATTCTCTTTGGGTTCAATTACGATAACCATTACTGATTTAGCTACTTTACTGCTCGGTATCGGCTTTTTATTAAGACTTACCCAGAGGAAGTTGGATTTAAAGCCTACTAAGGTGGACATCGTCTTCTTTGCTTTGATAATTTGGGGGGCAATCAGTCTATTAAAAACCGTAAACCTACCGGATTCAATGAGGGATTTCCTCTGGTTGCTAAATTCAGGCTTGGTCTTTTACATAGTCAGTCATGCCGACTTAAAAGAAGATGAAGTTATAAGAATATTCAGAACGGCATGTTATGGAGCGGCATTAATTGCAGTTATGAGTATTTGGCAGCACTACGTTCTGCATCAGCGCACCTATTTTACCTTACACAATGCCAATCACTTAGCCGGATATCTAATTTTTTACCTGCCAATTCTAATCGGCTTTAAGTATGGAAAGAGAGTTGATCAGAGATTCTTTTGGGGAATTCTCGCTACTGTAGTAAGTACCGCGCTGGTGGTCACTTATACTCGCGGGGGTTGGATAGCAGCTATAATATCCTTGGTAGTTATGGCTGTAATGAAAGATAAAAAATTATTGATATTTCTTATCATTTATATAATGGCTTACACATGGCTTTTTACACCTGTAGGAAATCGAGATATTTTCGTGACCAATGGAATGGCAGTCGGGGATAGGGCTTTAAGCATATTGAAAGAACATGAAACTGCCAATGGGCAATACCGTATTCAGCTGTGGTTGACTGCACTGCAA is part of the Metallumcola ferriviriculae genome and harbors:
- a CDS encoding O-antigen ligase family protein — encoded protein: MKNARALDELLLVFLGLTVVLVPLLYPEFSLGSITITITDLATLLLGIGFLLRLTQRKLDLKPTKVDIVFFALIIWGAISLLKTVNLPDSMRDFLWLLNSGLVFYIVSHADLKEDEVIRIFRTACYGAALIAVMSIWQHYVLHQRTYFTLHNANHLAGYLIFYLPILIGFKYGKRVDQRFFWGILATVVSTALVVTYTRGGWIAAIISLVVMAVMKDKKLLIFLIIYIMAYTWLFTPVGNRDIFVTNGMAVGDRALSILKEHETANGQYRIQLWLTALQMFRDNPMDGVGIGNYYNLHDIYLAKYPYLDRGRPARNPHSSFLKILAETGIIGFALFMGLLVAVAKQSFMLWYKLGSRGDALIVGFICGAGAVIIQANTNILFHLSRGVFGVWVGSALVMQLAKEAQTASLQESVPAKGKWFEMNNVARPAIGKKLNC